A genomic segment from Sparus aurata chromosome 10, fSpaAur1.1, whole genome shotgun sequence encodes:
- the LOC115590586 gene encoding toll-like receptor 13, producing MRATGSCPLILVFLFSCLLHLHPSLAFSLKNCMIVFPESANNLRVSCKKGDLTAVPDDIPRNATSIDLSTNQILKITDTDLRCLSKLISLEVYYNSISYIDDGAFVDLVKLRTLSMSNNKLTNLTDNIFKGLSKLVKLTLSSNRISYISPVAFQSLISVQSVELNNNHLHRITDITPILKLPTLHSLFLGLNQFTSFQSDDLPLNVSNLRLLMLDLNPLRSFSITKDIFPYLKTLDLRRCSSDMEWDVANKTFLRSLTSLALAGTDVSFEPYSAVLQTTESLQTLTLYSVKTWIDEGLVEFVCQIPSLRALFVTASDMGTINDSLLRACSQVTDLTLSSNHLCKLSEHSFRSMTQLRLLSLDGNDLSQVPLALRGLSTLEIVDLSFNFISDLGCHDFLNLTKLTKLNLKHNRISKLQGCVFMYLTNLKVLNIEDNSVYNFYSAFKMNLHKLESLNLHNHHLLNIMQGDFMGLSSLRVLDLESDTSAWADDGFFEGLDNLQTLSVSLGGYRKELFIGIPQLENLILHLTDDGNQKSYQQKDDAPFSNLPNLRRLIMKVYDQRQEVISPYLLKGLKSLEYFTAEKFFMSSLQPDTFKYTPKLTDLHIVDSHLSDLMPELFWPIPNLQTLDLSKNNFRSLDFLVRAKLAALSWLKISENKLSTIKETVFQSLPALTYLDMIGNPLACECSNYGFIQWVQSNSQTQVVNGHQFTCAFPLSQQGNKFLDFDTHSCWIDGSFLYFLSSTSLVVFTVLASFIYHFLRWHLAYSYYLFLAFLYDKRRKASPHRYDAFVSYNIHDEAWVYKEMLPVLEGEQGWRLCLHHRDFEPGKPIVENITDAIYGSRKTICVISRHYLQSEWCSREIQMASYRLFDEQEDVLILLFMEDIPAHQLSPYYQMRSLVKRRSYLSWPQAAQHTGVFWENIRRALDTADRPEDNRHLLTGRQNYI from the exons ATGAGAGCTACAGGAAGTTGTCCGCTGAtccttgtgtttcttttctcttgcctgcttcatcttcatccttCACTGGCTTTCTCACTAAAAAACTGCATGATTGTTTTTCCTGAAAGTGCAAATAATCTGAGGGTTTCGTGCAAAAAGGGTGACCTCACTGCTGTTCCAGATGACATTCCCAGAAATGCGACATCAATAGATCTCAGCACAAATCAGATTTTAAAGATCACCGACACAGATTTGAGATGTTTATCAAAGCTCATCTCTTTAGAAGTCTACTATAATTCAATTTCATACATTGATGATGGAGCTTTTGTTGACTTGGTTAAGTTGAGGACCCTGAGCATGAGTAACAATAAACTCACAAACCTGACAGACAACATCTTTAAAGGGCTCAGCAAACTGGTCAAACTTACTCTGTCCAGTAACCGTATCTCATATATCTCCCCGGTGGCCTTTCAGTCCCTGATCAGTGTACAGAGTGTAGAGCTCAATAACAATCACCTACATCGAATTACAGACATTACTCCGATCTTAAAACTACCAACTTTACACAGTCTGTTCCTCGGGCTTAACCAGTTCACCTCTTTTCAATCAGATGACCTGCCTCTTAATGTCTCAAACCTGAGGTTACTCATGCTAGACCTGAACCCACTGAGAAGTTTCAGCATTACAAAAGACATCTTCCCCTATCTGAAGACACTCGACTTGCGCAGGTGTAGCAGCGACATGGAGTGGGACGTAGCAAACAAGACCTTCCTGAGGAGCCTAACTAGTTTGGCCTTGGCAGGAACTGATGTAAGCTTTGAGCCGTACAGTGCGGTGCTGCAGACCACTGAATCACTACAAACACTAACACTGTATTCAGTGAAGACGTGGATAGACGAAGGTCTCGTGGAATTTGTCTGCCAGATTCCTTCTCTGAGAGCTCTGTTTGTGACAGCTAGTGATATGGGAACCATCAACGATAGTCTGCTGCGAGCTTGTTCTCAGGTAACAGACCTCACTTTGTCTTCTAATCACCTGTGTAAACTGTCTGAGCATTCATTTAGATCAATGACACAGCTCAGACTTCTCTCACTGGACGGTAACGATCTGTCTCAAGTGCCACTTGCCCTCCGAGGACTCTCCACTCTGGAAATCGTGGATCTGAGCTTCAACTTCATCAGTGATCTTGGCTGTCACGACTTCCTGAATTTGACAAAACTTACAAAACTTAATCTCAAACACAATCGCATTTCAAAACTTCAaggatgtgtttttatgtatctGACCAATTTGAAAGTCCTAAATATTGAAGATAATTCTGTTTACAATTTTTACAGTGCCTTCAAAATGAATTTACATAAATTAGAATCTTTGAATTTGCACAATCATCATCTTCTAAACATCATGCAAGGAGACTTTATGGGTCTGTCTTCCCTCCGTGTTTTGGATTTAGAATCTGATACATCTGCTTGGGCAGACGATGGGTTTTTCGAAGGACTAGATAATCTCCAAACTCTCAGTGTTTCACTTGGTGGTTACCGAAAAGAGCTTTTCATAGGAATACCACAATTAGAAAATCTGATACTCCATCTTACCGATGACGGGAACCAGAAGAGTTACCAACAAAAAGATGATGCACCTTTCTCAAATTTACCCAACCTGAGGAGGCTTATAATGAAAGTTTACGACCAACGTCAAGAAGTTATCTCACCATATCTGCTAAAGGGTCTGAAATCACTTGAGTACTTTACAGCTGAGAAGTTCTTCATGAGCTCATTGCAGccagacacatttaaatacacTCCTAAACTAACGGATCTTCATATAGTTGACAGTCATCTGTCAGATTTAATGCCTGAACTGTTCTGGCCAATCCCAAACCTGCAGACGCTCGATCTTTCCAAGAATAACTTCAGGTCTTTGGATTTCCTGGTCAGGGCCAAACTGGCAGCACTCAGCTGGCTAAAAATCAGTGAGAATAAGTTGTCAACTATAAAAGAGACAGTCTTCCAATCCCTCCCTGCCTTGACGTATCTTGACATGATTGGTAACCCTTTAGCATGTGAATGCTCCAATTATGGCTTTATCCAATGGGTGCAAAGCAACAGCCAGACACAGGTTGTCAACGGCCACCAGTTTACTTGTGCCTTTCCTCTGAGCCAACAGGGAAACAAGTTCCTGGACTTTGACACCCACTCCTGTTGGATAGACGGCAGCTTTCTTTACTTCCTTTCTAGCACTTCTCTGGTTGTGTTTACTGTGCTCGCATCCTTCATCTACCACTTCCTCAGATGGCACTTGGCCTACTCCTACTACCTCTTCCTGGCCTTCCTCtatgacaagaggaggaagGCCTCACCTCACCGCTATGATGCTTTTGTCTCCTACAACATTCACGATGAGGCTTGGGTCTACAAGGAGATGCTTCCAGTCCTGGAGGGGGAGCAAGGCTGGAGACTGTGTCTGCATCACAGAGACTTTGAACCAG GTAAGCCTATCGTGGAGAACATCACAGACGCCATCTATGGCAGCAGGAAGACCATCTGTGTGATCAGCCGGCACTACCTGCAGAGTGAGTGGTGCTCCAGAGAGATCCAGATGGCCAG CTACCGTCTGTTTGATGAGCAGGAGGACGTGTTGATCCTGCTGTTCATGGAGGACATCCCGGCCCATCAGCTGTCTCCGTACTACCAAATGAGGAGTCtggtgaagagacgcagctACCTGAGCTGGCCACAAGCCGCTCAACACACCGGAGTCTTCTGGGAGAACATACGGCGAGCTCTGGACACAGCTGACAGACCCGAAGACAACAGGCACCTCCTCACCGGACGCCAAAACTACATTTAG
- the LOC115590588 gene encoding toll-like receptor 13 gives MRNLLKVFSPDLLKGLNYLEYFWVEQLQVNSLHPDTFKYTPKLKDLHIVDSDLSDLTSELFWPIPNLQTLDLSNNNFRSLDFLVRANLAALSWLEISGNELSTINETVFQSLPALTYLDMTGNPLTCECSNAGFNQWVQSNKQTQVVNGHQYTCAFPLSQQGNKFLDFDTHSCWIDGSFLYFLSSTCLVVFTVLASFIYHFLRWHLAYSYYLFLAFLYDKRRKASPHRYDAFVSYNIHDEAWVYKEMLPVLEGEQGWRLCLHHRDFEPGKPIVENITDAIYGSRKTICVISRHYLQSEWCSREIQMASYRLFDEQEDVLILLFMEDIPAHQLSPYYRMRSLVKRRSYLSWPQAAQHTGVFWENIRRALDTADRPADNRHLLTGRPNYI, from the exons ATGAGGAACCTCTTGAAAGTTTTCTCACCAGATCTGCTCAAAGGTCTGAATTATCTGGAATACTTTTGGGTTGAGCAATTACAAGTAAACTCATTGCACccagacacatttaaatacacTCCTAAACTAAAGGATCTTCATATAGTTGACAGTGATCTCTCAGATTTAACCTCTGAACTGTTCTGGCCAATCCCAAACCTGCAGACGCTCGATCTCTCCAACAATAACTTCAGGTCTTTGGATTTCCTGGTCAGGGCCAACCTGGCAGCACTCAGCTGGCTAGAAATCAGTGGGAATGAGTTGTCAACTATAAACGAGACAGTCTTCCAATCCCTCCCTGCCTTGACGTATCTTGACATGACTGGTAACCCTTTAACATGTGAATGCTCTAACGCTGGCTTTAACCAATGGGTGCAGagcaacaaacagacacaggttGTCAACGGCCACCAGTATACTTGTGCCTTTCCTCTGAGCCAACAGGGAAACAAGTTCCTGGACTTTGACACCCACTCCTGTTGGATAGACGGCAGCTTTCTTTACTTCCTTTCCAGCACTTGTCTGGTAGTGTTTACTGTGCTCGCATCCTTCATCTACCACTTCCTCAGATGGCACTTGGCCTACTCCTACTACCTCTTCCTGGCCTTCCTCtatgacaagaggaggaagGCCTCACCTCACCGCTATGATGCTTTTGTCTCCTACAACATTCACGACGAGGCCTGGGTCTACAAGGAGATGCTTCCAGTCCTGGAGGGGGAGCAAGGCTGGAGACTGTGTCTGCATCACAGAGACTTTGAACCAG GTAAGCCCATCGTGGAGAACATCACAGACGCCATCTATGGCAGCAGGAAGACCATCTGTGTGATCAGCCGGCACTACCTGCAGAGTGAGTGGTGCTCCAGAGAGATCCAGATGGCCAG CTACCGTCTGTTTGATGAGCAGGAGGACGTGTTGATCCTGCTGTTCATGGAGGACATCCCGGCCCATCAGCTGTCTCCGTATTACCGAATGAGGAGTCtggtgaagagacgcagctACCTGAGCTGGCCACAAGCCGCTCAACACACCGGAGTCTTCTGGGAGAACATACGGCGAGCTCTGGACACAGCTGACAGACCCGCTGACAACAGGCACCTCCTCACCGGACGCCCAAACTACATTTAG